In Chanodichthys erythropterus isolate Z2021 chromosome 7, ASM2448905v1, whole genome shotgun sequence, a genomic segment contains:
- the irf8 gene encoding interferon regulatory factor 8 isoform X2 — MNPGGRRLKQWLIEQINSNIYNGLLWEDEKRTMFRIPWKHAGKQDYNQEVDASIFKAWAIFKGKFKEGDKAEPATWKTRLRCALNKSPDFEEVTDRSQLDISEPYKVYRIVPEEEQKLGKGTLPALSCCSTDPTDMDCSPDLDELIKESSNDEYMGILKRSHSPLDEGSNMLSVQEWWQQGSHNAAVHQDPAGTFNAAFSQMMICFYYGGRLVGSMVTTHPEGCRISPCQPPLANGFLYGPDSLQNIRFPSVELIEHERQRHVTRKLFSHLERGVLLRANREGIFIKRLCQSRVFWSGQDPQCNPNPGKLERDAVVKIFDTARFLQDHSIELSATSRYSDRPAIPV; from the exons ATGAATCCGGGTGGCCGCAGACTGAAACAGTGGCTTATAGAACAGATAAACAGTAACATATATAATGGACTGCTATGGGAGGATGAGAAACGCACCATGTTTCGAATCCCTTGGAAACATGCAGGAAAACAAGACTACAACCAAGAGGTGGATGCGTCCATCTTCAAA GCGTGGGCGATATTTAAAGGGAAGTTTAAGGAGGGAGATAAAGCTGAACCAGCGACATGGAAGACCAGATTGCGCTGTGCACTCAACAAGAGCCCAGATTTTGAGGAAGTTACTGACCGATCCCAGCTTGACATCTCTGAGCCTTACAAAGTGTACCGGATTGTGCCAGAGGAGGAACagaagt tggGTAAAGGCACACTCCCTGCCCTGTCCTGCTGCAGCACTGACCCCACTGACATGGACTGCTCACCAGACCTGGATGAACTTATTAAAGAG tcTTCAAATGATGAATACATGGGCATCCTGAAGCGTAGTCATTCTCCCCTGGATGAAGGCAGTAACATGCTTTCAGTGCAGGAATGGTGGCAGCAAGGATCTCACAATG CTGCTGTTCATCAGGATCCTGCAGGCACATTCAATGCTG CGTTTTCTCAGATGATGATTTGTTTCTACTATGGAGGTCGGCTGGTGGGCAGCATGGTTACCACTCATCCAGAGGGCTGCCGTATCTCCCCCTGTCAACCCCCTCTGGCTAACGGCTTCTTGTATGGACCAGACAGCCTCCAGAACATCCGCTTCCCATCTGTTGAGCTCATCGAGCACGAGCGCCAGCGTCATGTCACCCGTAAGCTCTTCAGTCACTTGGAGCGTGGCGTACTGCTGCGTGCCAACCGAGAGGGCATCTTTATCAAGCGCCTGTGTCAGAGCAGAGTATTCTGGAGTGGGCAGGACCCTCAGTGCAACCCCAACCCTGGCAAACTAGAGCGAGATGCTGTGGTGAAGATCTTCGACACTGCCAGGTTCCTGCAAG ATCACAGCATTGAACTGTCAGCAACTAGTCGATACAGTGACCGCCCGGCGATCCCAGTATAG
- the irf8 gene encoding interferon regulatory factor 8 isoform X1 has translation MNPGGRRLKQWLIEQINSNIYNGLLWEDEKRTMFRIPWKHAGKQDYNQEVDASIFKAWAIFKGKFKEGDKAEPATWKTRLRCALNKSPDFEEVTDRSQLDISEPYKVYRIVPEEEQKLGKGTLPALSCCSTDPTDMDCSPDLDELIKESSNDEYMGILKRSHSPLDEGSNMLSVQEWWQQGSHNAAVHQDPAGTFNAAFSQMMICFYYGGRLVGSMVTTHPEGCRISPCQPPLANGFLYGPDSLQNIRFPSVELIEHERQRHVTRKLFSHLERGVLLRANREGIFIKRLCQSRVFWSGQDPQCNPNPGKLERDAVVKIFDTARFLQVLQLYQEGHYQPPEPTVTLCFGEEFNDFSTVKSKLIIVQITALNCQQLVDTVTARRSQYSSGNLEISDDMASDQMARIYQDLCSYPVPQRASCFRDNLPIPV, from the exons ATGAATCCGGGTGGCCGCAGACTGAAACAGTGGCTTATAGAACAGATAAACAGTAACATATATAATGGACTGCTATGGGAGGATGAGAAACGCACCATGTTTCGAATCCCTTGGAAACATGCAGGAAAACAAGACTACAACCAAGAGGTGGATGCGTCCATCTTCAAA GCGTGGGCGATATTTAAAGGGAAGTTTAAGGAGGGAGATAAAGCTGAACCAGCGACATGGAAGACCAGATTGCGCTGTGCACTCAACAAGAGCCCAGATTTTGAGGAAGTTACTGACCGATCCCAGCTTGACATCTCTGAGCCTTACAAAGTGTACCGGATTGTGCCAGAGGAGGAACagaagt tggGTAAAGGCACACTCCCTGCCCTGTCCTGCTGCAGCACTGACCCCACTGACATGGACTGCTCACCAGACCTGGATGAACTTATTAAAGAG tcTTCAAATGATGAATACATGGGCATCCTGAAGCGTAGTCATTCTCCCCTGGATGAAGGCAGTAACATGCTTTCAGTGCAGGAATGGTGGCAGCAAGGATCTCACAATG CTGCTGTTCATCAGGATCCTGCAGGCACATTCAATGCTG CGTTTTCTCAGATGATGATTTGTTTCTACTATGGAGGTCGGCTGGTGGGCAGCATGGTTACCACTCATCCAGAGGGCTGCCGTATCTCCCCCTGTCAACCCCCTCTGGCTAACGGCTTCTTGTATGGACCAGACAGCCTCCAGAACATCCGCTTCCCATCTGTTGAGCTCATCGAGCACGAGCGCCAGCGTCATGTCACCCGTAAGCTCTTCAGTCACTTGGAGCGTGGCGTACTGCTGCGTGCCAACCGAGAGGGCATCTTTATCAAGCGCCTGTGTCAGAGCAGAGTATTCTGGAGTGGGCAGGACCCTCAGTGCAACCCCAACCCTGGCAAACTAGAGCGAGATGCTGTGGTGAAGATCTTCGACACTGCCAGGTTCCTGCAAG TGCTGCAGTTATATCAAGAGGGTCATTATCAGCCTCCAGAGCCCACAGTCACGCTCTGCTTTGGGGAAGAGTTTAATGATTTCAGCACTGTCAAGAGCAAATTAATCATTGTGCAg ATCACAGCATTGAACTGTCAGCAACTAGTCGATACAGTGACCGCCCGGCGATCCCAGTATAGCAGTGGGAATTTGGAGATTTCAGATGACATGGCCAGTGATCAGATGGCTCGTATATATCAGGATCTGTGTAGCTACCCGGTTCCCCAACGAGCTTCCTGTTTCAGGGACAACCTGCCAATTCCAGTCTGA